The region ggttgtTTCACCTGAAAAATGGTCTGCCACGGCTAGCTGTTTTGTCTACGTTTTCTTTCATTTGCAGAAGAAAACACAgagcgagcacacacacacacacacacacagacacacacacacacacacacacacaaacctatatgcatgtgctctgtctctctctcgctcaaatacacaaacacacacagacacacacacacccatatgaatgtgctctgtctctcttgctgtcaaatacacaaacacacacagacacacagaaacacacacaccactgtgtgCAGGGTAGATGGGAAGGTGGGGGTAACTTTTGAGAGGGTGGTGCAGTGAAGTGACGTAGAGGCTACGGAGCTGCTAGGCCTGATGAAGTGTGCTGCTTCAGCTACACAATGGATGTTTTGACAGGctggctctccctctctctcgctctctctctctctcgctctctttctctctctcgctctctctctcgctcgttctctctctcgctctctctctcgctctctctctctctctcgctctctttctctctctcgctctctctctctctcgctccctctcgctcgttctctctcgctctctttctctctctcgctctctctctctctctctctctctctctctcgctcgttctctctcgctctctttctctctctctctccctctctctcgctctctctctctctcgctctctttctctctctctcgctcgttctctctcgctctctttctctctctcgctctctctttctctctctctctctctcgctctctccctctcgctctctctttctcgctctctccctctcgctctctctcgctctttccctctcgctctctttctctctctctctccctctcgctctctctttctcgctctctctttctcgctctctctcgctctttccctctctttctctctgtctctctcgctctctctctctctctctcgctctccctctctctctctcacacacacacacacacaaacaaacacgcggCGGCGAGgcgggggagggggcgggggagagggggggccGTTCGAGGCCCATGGAGCCAGTGTGTCTGTGACTTTACCAGGGGGTCCTGACGGGAGCCACAACAGGAGAAAGGGGGTCGCAGACACCTCGTCCCGGGCTTTGATGGCCCGTCTGCACATTTGCCGTGTAAACACGGCGGAGATCCTCCATAAACTCAGCCCGCTCCgcatcacaatcacacacacacactgacacacacacactgacacacacacacacactgtgtgtattAATTGAATATTAATTGGAAGAACATTCAAATATCAATGTTTTGTGGAAGCCGAGGACTCTGGgccgagcaaacacacacacacctcgagtGTCTGTGGCTGTGTGTTGCGGTGCCTGTATACGCACGCCCTGAGTTATGCAATTGAATCGTTGCCAGATCAACATTTGATACGTTGAACTTGTGCTAACCCCCGACCCCGACCCCGACCCTGACCCCGACCCCGGCCTCGGTTCTGACATGCAGCTGATGGACTAAATGATAGGACAGCCCCGGGACGTGGTGCCAGAAGTTGATCTGAGAAGCAGcacaacagtgtgtgtgtacttaaTGAACGGTGTGTGTACTTAACGAGGGCGTGCAGATGAACCGGCTAccggaggtgagggagagggagacgggaggtgagggagggggagacgggaggtgagggagggggagacgggaggtgagggagagggagacgggagttgagggagggggagacgggaggtgagggagggggagACGGGGAAGGCCTGAACACAACCATAAAACTAAATAGGGGGTTAAGATGAAAAGAGCGAAAGAGAGCAACAGTTTGACTGTCTccaccaccctgtctctctctctctctctctctctctcgctctctctctcgctctggtgcaactgtctctctcgctcgctctggtgcaactgtctctgtctctctctctctcgctcgctctggtgcaactgtctctctctctcgctctctctctctctctctctcgctcgctcgctctggtgcaactgtctctctctctctctggtgcaactgtctctctctctctctcgctcgctcgctctggtgcaactgtctctgtctctctctctctctctctctctctcgctctggtgcaactgtccctgtctctgtctgtccctgtctctgtctgtctgtctgtctctctctctctcgctctggtgcaactgtctctgtctctctctctctctctctctctctctctctctctctctctctctctctctctctcgctctggtgcaactgtccctgtctctgtctgtccctgtctctgtctgtctgtctctctcgctctctgtcgctggtgcaactgtctgtctgtctctctctgtctgtctctctctgtctgtctgtctgtctctggtgcAACTGGGAGAAATTGACAGAGAAAGGGAGCAAGAGAGAcggacaatggggggggggggacagcgctCACACCCCTGCATGAGGACAGAAAGTGGAGAGGCAAACTGGAAAAGAgcgaaaagagagagaaggactcAAATGAGTTGTACAGATGGGCTGCGAAGAAAGAGAGGCGAAAGACTGactggcactgtgtgtgtgtgtgtgtttgtgtgtgtgtgtgtgtctgtgtgtgtctgtgtgtgtctgtgtgtgtctgtgtgtgtctgtgtctgtgtgtgtgtgttggaggtgtcACTCACCATCCCGTGTGCTCATGGGCATGCGGCCAGTGAAACTCAGCCCGTAGCGCGGCAGCGCGGCTGCAGGGTAAGATTCGGGTCAGGGGAGGGACGGGCCGTTGCTAGGCGAGGCGGCGGTATCGAACTCGAACCGAACGGGTCCAGGCGTGTTCGTGACGTGTTTCTGtcgagattaaaaaaagaaaggcaaacGAGTCCAGCCTGATTGGGATCTTTCCGCGGCTGTCGGGCTGACGGGCCCTCGCCGgccccacagcagcacaacacagggGTGCAGAAGACGTGGCGGCTGACTGACACGCTGGCAGCGCCAGCTGCTTGTGGCTGCGCATATTGACACGAAGAAGAAGACGGGTTTTCCAGTCTTTCTACCCGTGTGTCCATGTGAGCCGCCCTACTGGTCTCTGTGTGCCACTGGGGCTTTTCCCCCAGTTAGCTACATGTGCTCGGCATGTGTACGGCTTCTGGtttttaacttctttttttttggccattttattctatctatctatctatctatctatctatctatctatctatctatctatctatctatctatctatctatctatctatctatctatctatctatctatctatctatctatctatccatccagcgagctagctagccatctatctatctatctatctatctatctatctatctatctatctatctatctatctatctatctatctatctatctatctatctatctatctatctatctatctatctatctatctatctatctatccagcgaGCTAGttagccatccatctatctatctatctatctatctatctatctatctatctatctatctatctatctatctatctatctatctatctatctatctatctatctatctatctatctatctatctatctatctatctatccatccagcgagctagctagccatctatctatctatctatctatctatctatctatctatctatctatctatctatctatctatctatctatctatctatctatctatctatctatctatctatctatctatctatctatctatccagcgaGCTAGttagccatccatctatctatctatctatctatctatctatctatctatctatctatctatctatctatctatctatctatctatctatctatctatctatctatctatctatctatctatctatctatctatccagcgagctagctagccatctatccatctatctatctgtctatctatctatctatctatctatctatctatctatctatctatctatctatctatctatctatctatctatctatctatctatctatctatctatctatctatctatctatctatctatctatctatctatctatctatctatctatctatccatccagctagctagttagccatctatctatctatctatctatctatctatctatctatctatctatctatctatctatctatctatctatctatctatctatccagcgagctagcgagctagctagccatccatatatctatctatctgtctgtctgtctgtctatccatatatctatctatctgtctctctgtctatccatatatctatctatctatctgtctgtctgtctatccatatatctatctatctgtctctctgtctatccatctatctatctatctatctatctatctatctatctatctatctatctatctatctatctatctatctatctatctatctatctatctatctatctatctatctatctatctatctatctatctatctatctatctatctatttatctatctatctatcgatccatatatatatatatacactccctttttttctccctaattgtatttggctaattaccccactcttccgagccgtcccggtcgctgctccaccccctctgccgatccggggagggctgcagactaccgcacgcctcctcccatgcatgtggagtcgccagccgcttcttttcacctgatagcgaggagtttcgccagggggacgtagcgcgtgggaggatcacgctattccccccccccccgaacaggcgccccaactgaccagaggaggcgccagtgcagcgaactggacacatacccacatgcggcttcccacccgcagacacatccaGTTGCATCtggaagggacgcccgaccaagccggaggtaacacacggggattcgaactggcggtccctgtgtcggtaggcaacggaatagaccgccacgcctatTCTATAGTTTTGTTTGCTCTTTTAGTGCAGCGGATAGACAGGAGGTGCAGGGTAAGAGGAGAAGGAGCGACGCTGAGCAAACTTCCTGAGCCCAACTCCAAATCCCGGCACGGTGCCCGAGGCCGCATGAGTCGCACTGAAAACGGGTCGCTCCACCGCCACGCCCTTTTCCCAGCCGTTTCCACCGCACCTGTTTGCTTAGCCGAGGTTTGTGCGCACATCAATACCAACTTTTCGTTAACCCgctcttctcccccccctctccccccccgtaGGTTCCTATGGGATGAGTACAGCGTGGAAGTGAAGATCAACGACTACCTGGACATCATCTGCCCTCATTACAGCCGGGGCGAGGTGCTGGCGCAGGAGGCCGAGCGCTACGTGCTGTacatggtggagagggaggactacGAGGTGTGCAAGCCTCACTCCTTCGACCAGCTGCGCTGGGAGTGCTCCCGGCCCTTCGCCCCGCACGCCCCGGAGCGCTTCTCCGAGAAGTTCCAGCGCTTCACGCCCTTCACCCTGGGCAAGGAGTTCCGCCAGGGCGAGAGCTATTACTACATCTGTGAGTACCACCCACATACCGCCCGGCAACTTCTCACTTTCCACGTAGTTTGGACCTCTTAATGGCATGCTGAggggtttatctgtctgtctgtctgtctatatctgtctatctatatctgcctgtctgtctgtctatctgtctgtctgtctgtctgtctgtctgtctgtctatctatatctgtctgtctatatctgtctgtctgtctatctatctatatctgtctgtctgtctgtctgtctgtctgtctctctctgtctgtctgtctgtctgtctatctatctatatctgtctgtctgtctgtctgtctgtctgtctgtctgtctgtctgtctgtctgtctgtctgtctatctatatctgtctgtctgtctatctatatctgtctgtctgtctgtctgtctgtgtatctatatctgtctgtctgtctatctatctatgtctgtctgtctatctatctatatctgtctgtctgtctgtctgtctgtctatctatctatctatatctgtctgtctgtctgtctgtctgtctgtctatctatctatctatctatctatctatctatctatctatctatctatctatctatctatctatctatctatctatctatctatctatctatctatctatctatctatatctgtctgtctgtctgtctgtctgtctgtctgtctgtctatctgtctgtctgtctatctatatctgtctgtctgtctatctatctatatctgtctgtctgtctgtctatctatatctgtctgtctgtctgtctgtctatctatatctgtctgtctgtctgtctatatatctatatctgtctgtctctctctgtttatccagtcaagtcaagtcaattgtatttgtatagcccaatattaactcatctgcctctctctctctctccctctgtgactCTCTTCAGCCAAGCCGCTGCATCACCACGGCCAGGAGTGTCTGAGGCTGAGGGTGGACGTGGTCGGGCACAAAGGCTCCGCAAAGGCCGCGGGGGACAAAGCCGCGGCGGAGGAGATGGAGAAAGGGACGGATGAAGGCAAAGGAAAGTTTGCCGCCGGAGGAGTTCACAACCCTTCCAACCGGCTCCCGGCAGGTGAGGACGGTTCCGGATTGAGCGTTAGACGTAGACGCCGGCGCTCCGGTGGCTCCGCTGGGAACTCGCACAGACTCTGACACTtccttcttctccctctctctcctcagacGACCCTGCCGTGATGGAGCCCAACGTGCAGAGGAGTATCGGCAACTCGGCGATGCAGCTGGTCTCCTTGTCCCTCCTCTTCACCACGATCCCCGTCTTATTTGCCCTGGCGCTACACTGAGGCGGCCCGGTATCCAGCCACGCTGGTCCACATCCCGGGCCCGGCCGCAGCAGAGACTATGCTAATCCGGTGCCGGCCATTGGAATCATGAACAATTAAGGAATTTTTACAtggaattttttttgttttttttttttttgttttttttttatacgaGCATGTACAGAGCtgcctgtgtgtatttgtgtgtgtgtttgttgtgtttgtgcgCGCGAGCGCGAAAGTCACCCGGGACGTGGACCGTCCCGGAAGAAGAGGACctcaaagatgttttttttttttcttatttcaagACGGTGacaatttgtcttttttttttatgtgtgtggaCTGTCTTAGTCCCGTTTGTGACGGAGGCGCTCCTCGGTAAAAACCCGGATCCGCGGGTGCGTCCCGCGGGGGGAATGACTACATGTAACCCACACACCCTAAACCGACAAAGGGGCGAGAGTTCTCCTCGTGcaatgtttttttaatttttcacttCGCGTTGGGAAACACGGCAAAGCTGCGTACTCCTCGTCGTCCCTCCCCCGCGTGTAGACAACTTAGTACTTGTGTGTATTAGGCGTGTAGTATGTGTGCTGTAAAGACGGTGTACTTACGGTTTTCCGTCATGTTGTGTAGCGCTCACCCGCGGGTATCGTCCCGACCCGCCGCTATAGACGTCGCTGTGTAAAGGCGCCGCTGTGACATCGTCACGCGCCGCTCGAGGACGAGACGCCGATGCAAGCGAGCGCTTTTCATTCGTCCAAGCATCCATCCGGCAGCGCACACGCGTGTGAGGGAGAAATCTgtgattgtgttgttgttgttgttttatctcTCCCGTTGTTTACttgcatccatccgtccattagccgaaccgcttctcctgctctcagggtggcggggatgctggagcctcctatcccagcagccatgggtcagcaggcggggggacaccctggacaggccgccaggccatcacacaggccccccccccccccccacacacacacacactcatacctagggacaatgcagTAAGGGGCAGGGAGAAcacgaaaactccacacagaggacgacccgggacgacccccaaggtgggacgcccccggggctcgaaccctgaaCCTCCGTGCTGTGAGGCGAGCCCGCTAACCGCCTGCACCGCCCATTTGCCTGCATATGAAACCCAACTGTACGGTTGGCTTGAGCTGCAGACAGTAAGAGGGGGGAGATCAGACAGGCGGTGTGCCGTCACCTGACGGGGGCCCACAGCAGACGGGGGTTCTGGGAGCTGCTCCGGCTGTTACGCGGAGGCTCGGAGACGGATCGGACGCTCCACATGAGATACGCAGAGGGAGACGATAGGAGAGCGAGGGCTCGGCCCCTCACAGCACGCCCAGTCCCGCCCAGTCCCCAGTCCCGCCCAGTCCCGCACAGTCCCGCCTGGTCCCCAGTCCCACCTGGTCCCCAGTCCCGCCCAGTCCCCAGTCCCACCCAATCCTGCACAGTCCCGCCCAGTCCCCAGTCCCACCTGGTCCCCAGTCCCGCCCAGTCCCCAGTCCCACCTGGTCCCCAGTCCCGCCCAGTCCACAGTCCCCAGTCCCGCACAGTCCCGCCCAGTCCCCAGTCCCGCCCAGTCCCCAGTCCTGCCCAGTCCCGCCCAACCATAACTGCTGTTTTCTTGTAAGAAAAAAGTCACTTTGTAAATGTTTGTATATTTGTACATAGAGAaagttatataaaaaaaaaaatgtatgaaatgtgaaaaaaaatattcagtgaaataaaaaaaatgttgatgtgataaaaaaaaaacaacctctccgGTCTGACTGAAGTTATTTTGATGTTCGGCGGTTTGGGAAGAACCACGGCGAGCCGCTTCTGGCAGCTCGTCTGGCTCGCTCATCAAGAGGTCGTTTCGCTTTTGGTCGCCACGCTTTGGAAGAGCCGCGTGTGAATCTCACCCGCTCTCCCCCAACCTTCCACTCAGGTCTCTCCCAACTTCTATTTTCacactcccccacccccaccaccccacctcctcctcctcctcccccccgctcCGGTCTTTCATCCCCGGTGAAGCGGTTTACCCTGGACACAACTTCACAGTCTGAAATCCAAACAtgagggtgggtggagggggagtGGGGGGTGATGGAGGAGACGGCGAGAAGGGTGGagcggagaaagagagagagagacgacccCCGCATGAAAACTGGCGGCCGAGTGCGAAAGTGTCACTCTCACCTTCACTCTCACCCACTCCTTTTTTTTCCATCGCCCCCTTCTCTTGGTACTCTTTACATCCTCCGGCtctccctctaccccccccccccatccacccccctCGCTGGCTTCTTCTAAGGAAAAGCTGAACATCCATCAACACTGTGGCGTTTTGTTTTTTAGGAATGAAGGGGTGCATACGTTGCCCACCGACGTCGATACCTGACCTTGCATGAGACCCTCTCAGCTGGCTGGGTACTGTCAAAAGTCACCGGGCCCTGCAAAAACCAACCGGGACATAAGACAGATATTTGGAAGAGGGAACTGTGGCGCTATTATGCATCAACGCGTCGGAGCAGAGCCCAGATGCAGGGTTCTGGATCCTGCAGACTCCGAAGGCTGCTGCATGCGCCCTGTCAGCTAGCGGAGTTGACCTTTACCCCTCTGTGTGTACGGCCAGTCCCagacagcacccggatgtgggccacttcaggcagtgatgcggcactgatggccttcttctggccctgacaaaatggaggtgagcctgaagtggcccacatgtatcacagcaaatatggcccagatatgccaaatcaaatgtgggcctttttttggcaaagaagcggtgctctgggcaacatgtgatctggatgtgaccctgaagtggcccgtgtggtaaatggtgaatatggcccaaatatcacaaatcaaatatgggccacctttggcaagtatgtggcacatgcggcattgctatggcttggttctggcccagatctggcaaacaggagcggaccgcccaagtgccatcattccacgctgtatgtgggccggatgaaagtgtcgggtgtgggacgggtccgggccccaGCAGTTTCGCTATCCGGGGTGGTGCAGACTACACATCATAGTGGCTTTAACAGTGAGTTGCAATGATCCTTCTGTTTGAGATGATGTCATGTGAGACTCCGGTGCCAGTTAACCGTCTCTCACACAGGCTCGGACCTGAACGCAGCACTCTGGGTTTGACTCTGGCCCGGGACTAATACCTGCTCCACgtcctcactgtctctctgttgaCGCTGTCCCGTCTAAATAAAGGCTAAAATGCCCCCCCCCTAGAAACGATGACATCATTCAAGGGGAGCAACGAGTTATATCATTGGATTATGGTAATCACGCCACAACTGTAATCTGTTTAAGAGTATCTCAATATAATATTGTGAGGCTAGAAAAATAATACAGTTTACGCAACGTCAGTAAAGTATTATGTCACTCGGTTATATATCATAACATATTACATATAAACATCTatttctgcaccattgcaccttatctcCTCTTATTTTGCCCGTCACTCCTTGTGTATatacctgaagattgttgtgttgtagtgtttttattctatgtaaagtacactgagagagccacgaaaccccggtcagattccatgtttgtgcaaagctACATGGCCAGTAGCCATATGACTTGGTTATACCagacagcagacacatttgggcctcaTCTGGGGcccttacggctcagttacggcactggcaactgttgtgtgggccagacgtggctcaaatgtcataagccgggcctgacttgggttacggcgagtgttgtgtgggccagacgtggcccaaatgcaatgaaccgggcttgacttgggttacagcacatactatgtgggccagatgtggcccaaatgcaatgaactgggcttgacttgggttacagcacatactatgtgggccagatgtggcccaagcgTGGCTGTGTCGAGGCAGCCATGCtcgccctgagtcaacgccgtcattcaaggccaaatgtgggccgtaagagaactgcagatgtgggccccAGATTCTCTGCTGTCTGGGTAAGGGCTAATAAGTACTGGTTAATGTACCCCTGTCAAGCAGCAAGTCAGTAAAATGTAGTATTTATATattcatttgttcatttatttagaCATTTCTGACCCATCCCCATTCTGACAGCCCCCCATTCCAAGATGGCTTCGCATCACCGAAGTCCACCAACACAATACTCCGAGTGCTCGTGTATACCTTTGGGGTTTTTAATGGTGTAAACCACCCAGCACAGCTTCCCCGAAAAGTGGAGGGGCCCCCCTGCAAACATGACGTGTTTCCAAGTTTCCCGATCTCAGCCCCAGTTCCTCCATCATGCCTGGCAGCAGACCCCCCTCCCGGGCGGCACAGTGACGCAATCTCTCCACCTAACGTGTTGCATAAGAGGCCCCTGGACCCCGGTTCCTGGCTCCGCTCCGCTCTGATCCTGCTCcatctccagttttttttttatttaatatttttatatgattttttttattattaaaattTGATCTTTTCTCCCTTGTCTGTGCTTATGTGAACGAGGCATCTGTCGTGTATTTATTTGGACTTGACGTCATTTCGGAGGGCgttgggagggggggaggggggggagacacgTTAGGGAGCCGGGGAACAATACCGGATTTATTCCACGTGTTCGTTCTGTGATTTGTGAAACGCAAAAATCCGACAAATACGCGTTTAAAAAGACAAATCCGTCGAAGAAAGACCGGGGCCTTCCTGTCGCCCGTCAATCAGGCCACGTACGCAGTCGTATTGGCCGCTGATTGGAGGAAAAGAGCCTCGCCCACCGCCTCGCCCGGCCAATCGGAGCGCGGAAATCCCGAAAAGCCTGATTACAAATACGGAAACGCGGTGGTTGCGGAACGTCACCGAGTTGTTTTTCTCTGCCAATGTCCGACTTCGTCCCGGTGTTTGTGGTTAAAGTCTGTAACCCGGCTGGTTGAGCGTCTCATGTGAAGCGGGTTTCTTGTGTTCTATGGATTTGCTGCAGCTGCTGTCATGGGCGTGCATCGTGTTTACAGTCGGGATGTTCTCGACAGGACTGTAAGTTGAGCCGCTAATGAGTTGGTCCGCCTTTTCTGCCCCAGCCGCGTCGCCACGGTGACGGCACACAACGCTGTGATAATGTGACGTCTAATGGAGGACAACGCAGTTTGTCTGTCGTTTGTGTTTTTTTGATTCGCCGCgtccttgtcccccccccccccccgctgtcctCGCTTGTCAAGAAATGCGTGTGACGCGTGAGACGCGTCACGCTTGGCGCTTATGGCGTCCATTAGCTGCGCCGTTCCCTGATttactgtttgtgtatgtgcgtctctctctctctctctctgtgtgtgtgtgcgtgcgtgtgattggaaaatgtgcgtgtgtgtccatcAGGACGGACCTGAAGAAGATGCAAGCAGCCAAAAATGCTGACAACGTTCAGTTTCTCCCCTTCCTCACCACCTGCCTCAAGTTAGT is a window of Lampris incognitus isolate fLamInc1 chromosome 9, fLamInc1.hap2, whole genome shotgun sequence DNA encoding:
- the efna1b gene encoding ephrin-A1b, giving the protein MDLVWLVCVVLSISTWLVSAERHSVYWNSTNPKFLWDEYSVEVKINDYLDIICPHYSRGEVLAQEAERYVLYMVEREDYEVCKPHSFDQLRWECSRPFAPHAPERFSEKFQRFTPFTLGKEFRQGESYYYISKPLHHHGQECLRLRVDVVGHKGSAKAAGDKAAAEEMEKGTDEGKGKFAAGGVHNPSNRLPADDPAVMEPNVQRSIGNSAMQLVSLSLLFTTIPVLFALALH